In the Mesorhizobium sp. WSM2240 genome, GTGTGATGTACCCCATAGGATGTCCGGTCATGCCCTGCAGGACGAACAGGTTGAAGCCTATCGGCGGCGTGATCTGCGCCATCTCGACAACAACAACAATGAATATGCCGAACCAGATTATATCAATACCCACCTGCCGGATCATTGGTTCGACGATGGCGATCGTCAGCACCACGACGGAAATCCCGTCGAGAAAGCAGCCGAGAATGATGTAGAAGAACAGAAGGACCATCAGCAGTTCGAACCGGCTGAGCTCGATCGATGCAATCCATTCGGCAAGCGCTCGCGGCAGTCCGGTAAAGCCCATCGACAAAGACAGGAAGGCAGCCCCCGCAAGGATCAGCGCGATCATCGCCGAGGTTCTCGTCGCGCCCATCAGGCTCTCGAAGAAATTCCCGGCCGTCAGCGCGCCCTGCGCGGCAGCCAACGTCAGCGAGCCGATAACGCCGATCGCGGCGGCTTCGGTCGCGGTTGCGACGCCCACATACATAGAGCCGATTACGGCCGCTATCAGAAGCAGGACGGGGGCCAGGAACCGCGACCGCTTCACCTTGTCCCAGAAAGGCAGTGTCGGCTCGGCGGCCGGATTGTAGTCCTTCGAGACCATAGAAACGACGACGACATAGCACATGAAGAGGGACGCCAGCACGAGCCCGGGGAGGACACCGGCAATGAACAGCTTTGTGATTGATTCATTGATCGCCACCCCATAGACGATCAGCGTCAGCGAGGGTGGGATCATCAGACCGAGCGTCGCCGCGCCGGCAAGCGTTCCGATAGTCAGGCGTTCCGGATAGTTCCGCCTGCGCAGTTCGGGGATGGTCATTTTGCCGACGGTCGTCAGCGTGGCGGCCGAGGATCCGGAAACCGCGGCAAAGATCGTGCAGCCGGCGACATTGGTGTGAAGCAGTCCGCCCGGCAGCCGGCCCATCCAGGGAGCAAGCCCCTTGAACATGTCTTCCGATAGTCGCGTCCGGTAGAGAATTTCTCCCATCCAGATGAACATCGGCAGCGCCGTCAGCGACCAGGACGACGACGAGCGCCAGATCACCGTCATCATGGCGTCGCCGGCGGGCCGGCTGGTGAACATCTCCATCCCGACATAGGCGACGCCGAGCAGGGCAAGACCGATCCAGACGCCGGACCCGAGCAGCAGGAAGAGGACGAAAAGAAAGATGCCGATGGCATAAAAGGGTTCCATCGGCGTTATTCCGCGTGGCTCTGCTCGGCGAGGTCGTCGCGGATGTTGTCGCGTCCGGTAACCAGCAGGGTGATGAGGTTGTCTATCAGGCAGATCGCGAGAATGACGGCGCCGACTGCCATCGGGGTTTGGGCGATCCACAACGGCGTCACGTCCTGACCCTGGCTGACATCATTCAGCTTCCACGACCAATAGACCATCTTGACCGCATACCAGGCGAGATAGGTCGAAGCCGCCGAGGCGATAGCGAGCGACCAGAGTTCGCCCCAGAAACGCCGTTCGCCCAAGGCGGTCAGAAGCAGGCCGACGCGGATATGGGCGCCGCGGTTCAGTGTATGCGCGAAGGCCAGGAACGAGGCCGCAGCCATGAAGTAGCCGGCATATTCGTTGGAGCCGTGGAAAGGAATGCCCATCCAGCGGGCGGCAACCTGCGCCGTGATGACGACCAGTATCGCAATCAGACACAAGGCCGACAGCCAGGCTGCGAAATCATAGACGAAGTCGAGGCTTCGGCGGATTATGCTGGCTTCGCCGTCCACGGAACGCTCCTGGATAGAATGAAGATGCAGACCCGGCGCTACCGCCGGGTCCCGGGCCGGCTATGTCAATTGGCGCGGTAAGCGTCGATGATAGCCTTGCCGTCGTCGCCGGCGCTTTTCAACCACTCGTCGGTCATGATCTGACCGAAGCCTTCGAGTTCATTCGCCAACTGCTCGCTGGGCGGCGATACCTTCATGCCGTTCTCTTCCAGCGTCTTGAGATAGCCGCCCGAAAGCTCCTTCACCTTGGCGAGACCATCCGCTGCCGCCTTTTCGCCGCAGGTGGTGATCGCCGCCCTGGATGCGTCGTCAAGCGCGGTCCAAGCATCCTTGTTGACGAAAACGACGTTGCGCGGCAGCCATGCCTGCACGTCGTAGAAATGCGTGAGCTGTTCCCAAACCTTCGAATCAACGCCGGTCGCGCCTGACGAAATGAAGCTTTCGACGACGCCGGTCGCCAACGCCTGGCTGAGTTCGGCCGC is a window encoding:
- a CDS encoding TRAP transporter large permease subunit; translated protein: MEPFYAIGIFLFVLFLLLGSGVWIGLALLGVAYVGMEMFTSRPAGDAMMTVIWRSSSSWSLTALPMFIWMGEILYRTRLSEDMFKGLAPWMGRLPGGLLHTNVAGCTIFAAVSGSSAATLTTVGKMTIPELRRRNYPERLTIGTLAGAATLGLMIPPSLTLIVYGVAINESITKLFIAGVLPGLVLASLFMCYVVVVSMVSKDYNPAAEPTLPFWDKVKRSRFLAPVLLLIAAVIGSMYVGVATATEAAAIGVIGSLTLAAAQGALTAGNFFESLMGATRTSAMIALILAGAAFLSLSMGFTGLPRALAEWIASIELSRFELLMVLLFFYIILGCFLDGISVVVLTIAIVEPMIRQVGIDIIWFGIFIVVVVEMAQITPPIGFNLFVLQGMTGHPMGYITRAALPMFLIMALMVLILIAFPELATWLPENMRQAR
- a CDS encoding TRAP transporter small permease, whose translation is MDGEASIIRRSLDFVYDFAAWLSALCLIAILVVITAQVAARWMGIPFHGSNEYAGYFMAAASFLAFAHTLNRGAHIRVGLLLTALGERRFWGELWSLAIASAASTYLAWYAVKMVYWSWKLNDVSQGQDVTPLWIAQTPMAVGAVILAICLIDNLITLLVTGRDNIRDDLAEQSHAE